A DNA window from Arachis duranensis cultivar V14167 chromosome 3, aradu.V14167.gnm2.J7QH, whole genome shotgun sequence contains the following coding sequences:
- the LOC107476652 gene encoding S-adenosyl-L-methionine:benzoic acid/salicylic acid carboxyl methyltransferase 1, which produces MDRQQVVLHMNHGMGDNSYAHNSIIQNKVMREAKPIVEENIMRLHTIIPIHCFKVADLGCSSGPNALQLVSNVIDIVHTTTSNLNVKPPVFQFFLNDLFGNDFNSIFKSLPQFSEIIEEKKGHKLGPCFINATPGTFYKRLFPNNFSHFVHSSFSLHWLSQVPKELGNNKENIHLTSTSPPRMHKAYLEQFQKDFKLFLKLRSQELVSKGGMVLTLFGREETRDMRTAWRLFGITLNDMLLENLIEEIKLESFNLPLYDPTIEEAKEVIEEEGSFTLQRLESVIMGWDGNINEGVDDKNKLDLNMRAQFITKQQRAALEPLLKAQFGENVMDELFLRFKNKVVELMEEKILEFPTLIISLIKKA; this is translated from the exons ATGGATAGACAGCAAGTGGTCCTCCACATGAACCATGGCATGGGAGATAATAGCTATGCTCATAACTCTATCATTCAg AACAAGGTGATGAGGGAGGCAAAACCCATAGTAGAAGAGAATATCATGAGGTTACATACTATTATTCCTATTCATTGTTTTAAGGTGGCTGACTTAGGCTGTTCTTCAGGACCAAATGCTCTTCAGTTGGTATCTAATGTCATCGACATTGTTCATACTACTACTTCTAACTTGAATGTCAAACCACCGGTTTTTCAATTCTTCTTGAATGATCTATTTGGGAATGATTTCAATAGCATCTTTAAATCACTCCCTCAATTCTCGGAAATcatagaagaaaagaagggaCACAAATTGGGTCCATGTTTTATCAATGCAACTCCAGGGACATTCTACAAGAGGCTATTTCCTAACAATTTCTCGCACTTTGTTCATTCCTCTTTTAGTCTTCATTGGCTTTCTCAG GTTCCAAAGGAGTTGGGaaataataaggaaaatatacatttaacaaGCACAAGTCCTCCAAGAATGCACAAAGCATATCTTGAACAATTCCAAAAGGACTTTAAATTATTTCTGAAATTACGTTCACAAGAGCTGGTGTCAAAAGGAGGGATGGTCCTGACTCTATTTGGAAGGGAGGAAACTCGTGATATGAGAACTGCTTGGAGGCTATTTGGCATAACACTCAATGACATGCTCTTAGAg AATTTGATTGAAGAGATAAAATTGGAGTCCTTTAATTTACCATTGTATGACCCAACAATAGAGGAAGCAAAAGAAGTAATTGAGGAAGAAGGATCTTTCACTCTTCAAAGGCTAGAATCTGTGATAATGGGTTGGGATGGAAACATAAACGAAGGTGTTGATGACAAGAATAAACTTGATCTAAATATGAGGGCACAGTTTATAACCAAACAACAAAGAGCTGCTTTAGAACCACTCTTGAAGGCACAATTTGGAGAAAATGTGATGGACGAATTGTTTCTCAGGTTTAAGAATAAAGTTGTCGAATTGATGGAGGAAAAGATATTGGAATTTCCTACTCTCATAATCTCGCTAATTAAGAAGGCTTGA
- the LOC107477043 gene encoding uncharacterized protein LOC107477043 has product MNSRVRREALERIVGEGDRNCIWELRMNTNAFANLCELLQVQGGLTEDGHVSLPKQVATFLIILAHHKKNRSLQVRFCRSGETVSKYFNKVLKAVIRIQSILFAKATPVKEDCGDPTWRRFNVELIRCCGCLGALDGTYIEVTFPESEKARYRTRKGKICTNVLGVCNQEMGFVYVLSGWEGSASDSRILRDAITRRNSLKIPHGNYYLVDAGYTNGSGFLAPYRGTRYHVREWAQGARAPRNYQEYFNRVHSSARNIIERCFGLLKKRWSILRSPSFYPLKTQSQIIIACCLLQNFIRKSMEMDPEEEGSILDEFMPDGDEEQDGMIDVVENTNEWTNWRDNIAIEMYEEWCASRME; this is encoded by the exons ATGAATAGTAGAGTTAGACGTGAGGCTTTAGAGCGTATCGTTGGTGAGGGTGATAGGAATTGTATCTGGGAGTTGAGAATGAACACAAATGCCTTTGCTAATTTGTGTGAGTTGCTCCAAGTTCAAGGAGGACTTACCGAGGATGGTCATGTAAGCCTGCCGAAGCAGGTTGCGACTTTCTTAATTATCTTAGCGCATCACAAAAAAAATCGTAGTCTTCAGGTTAGATTTTGTAGGTCTGGCGAGACAGTTAGTAAGTATTTTAATAAAGTTTTGAAGGCTGTGATACGGATTCAAAGCATTTTGTTTGCCAAGGCTACACCAGTTAAAGAGGATTGTGGTGACCCCACATGGAGAAGGTTTAATGTAGAGCTTATTCGATGTTGT GGTTGCTTGGGAGCATTAGATGGCACTTATATAGAGGTGACATTCCCCGAGTCGGAGAAGGCAAGATACCGAACAAGAAAGGGTAAAATCTGCACCAATGTCTTAGGTGTGTGTAACCAGGAGATGGGTTTTGTCTATGTACTCAGTGGATGGGAGGGATCGGCGTCTGATTCACGAATACTTCGAGATGCAATAACTCGTCGTAATAGTCTTAAGATACCCCACG GTAATTACTATTTAGTTGATGCTGGTTACACCAATGGTTCGGGATTTCTCGCACCGTATAGAGGCACTCGTTATCATGTAAGAGAGTGGGCCCAAGGAGCACGTGCACCGCGCAATTACCAAGAATATTTTAATAGGGTTCATTCTTCCGCAAGGAATATCATTGAGCGATGCTTTGGTTTGCTGAAAAAGAGGTGGTCCATCTTAAGAAGCCCTAGCTTTTACCCTCTAAAGACACAATCTCAGATAATTATTGCCTGTTGTTTGCTGCAAAATTTCATTCGAAAGAGTATGGAGATGGATCCGGAGGAGGAAGGTAGCATATTGGATGAATTTATGCCTGATGGAGACGAAGAACAGGATGGAATGATTGATGTGGTTGAAAACACGAATGAGTGGACTAACTGGCGTGACAATATAGCAATTGAGATGTATGAAGAGTGGTGTGCAAGTCGTATGGAGTAG
- the LOC107477042 gene encoding uncharacterized protein LOC107477042, whose product MENKRIWSDEETNAFVGFMEEFVVDGQRADCGQFKPGTFEKLALKMLEAFPGCTLTAKHCKNKHKRLKEKYQYAADMLACSGFGWNHDKQCVEVDSKDVLDAWMKAHPTKFYSPGKPFPLFHRLEGIFGRDRATGAAAVSGFDAEEQVNEETEDTAVGFDESDMSPYPDNDGGPAMQGQASQSEAGASAGSTRRYGRKRKQLDVLERMADHIQQSSADQRKIAQLIADAIVGVNEKWKVGEKLTQLGFGDDEVVRAILKFAESPNVYAHFWGLSDSQMIGLVRSII is encoded by the exons ATGGAGAACAAGCGTATTTGGAGTGATGAAGAGACAAACGCTTTTGTTGGCTTCATGGAGGAGTTTGTCGTAGACGGTCAGAGGGCTGATTGTGGGCAGTTTAAACCCGGAACATTCGAGAAACTGGCTCTGAAGATGCTAGAGGCCTTTCCCGGTTGTACACTGACCGCGAAGCACTGCAAGAATAAGCACAAGCGGTTGAAGGAGAAGTACCAGTACGCCGCTGACATGCTTGCTTGTAGCGGATTCGGCTGGAACCATGATAAACAATGTGTGGAGGTTGACAGCAAAGATGTCCTTGATGCATGGATGAAG GCACATCCGACCAAGTTCTACAGTCCTGGCAAGCCATTTCCTCTTTTTCACCGGCTGGAGGGTATATTTGGCAGGGATAGAGCCACAGGAGCAGCAGCAGTTAGTGGTTTTGATGCGGAGGAACAGGTTAACGAAGAGACAGAAGACACTGCAGTTGGATTTGATGAGTCTGATATGTCTCCATATCCAGACAACGACGGAGGGCCAGCAATGCAAGGACAAGCATCACAATCTGAAGCAGGTGCAAGTGCAGGAAGCACAAGGCGATATGGGAGGAAGAGAAAACAACTTGACGTACTGGAGAGGATGGCCGACCATATTCAGCAATCTTCAGCTGACCAAAGGAAGATTGCCCAACTGATAGCTGATGCCATTGTTGGTGTGAACGAGAAGTGGAAGGTTGGCGAGAAGCTCACACAGCTTGGGTTCGGTGATGACGAGGTGGTGAGGGCGATTTTGAAGTTTGCTGAAAGTCCTAACGTGTATGCACACTTCTGGGGCTTGTCAGATTCACAGATGATTGGCCTTGTTCGCTCTATTATATGA